tctcctgcgCCACCCAGTCAGGAGGGaggttcttgtccttctctgCCTTGACAACATGAGCAGGCGCGTGCATCCGACGGATGTGCTGCGTGAACAGATCCTTTCGCCTAAAGATTCGACCATGGGTTGGATCCTTGGAGTAATCGCCGCCCTCTTGATTCGATGCATGCCCGCATGCGTCATTGGTGCAGAGCCAGTAGTGGAGGTTCAGATGCTGTGCCCAGACGTGACGTTTCCATTCATTTTTGTTGGCAAACACCTTATCGCACCCCGCAAAGTGGAAGACGCAGGTGAAAGGACGCTTGTGGAGGGAATTGATGTGCTTCTGGAGCGTTGCCTGATCTGTGAACCCGTTGCTGCAGTGCGGGCAGACTTTGGTGTTAACAGCAGACGATGAGACCAGCCTGCGGGCCGTGGTAGTGCGGGATGAAGAACTCGGCTTGGAAATCTTTGTTTTACTGGCATTTGTACCAGAGCTTGATCGTCTTGGGCGCCCACGGCGGGGGGTACTCTTGGGGGCTCGGGACGACTTGGCTCGGCGCGTGGGTTTGtattcctcgtcatcgtcgtcatcgtggTTGGCTGGGCTGGAAAGATCACTGCTGGACCCTTCGTCGGCTTGTTGTGCATCTTCCGTGTCGGCATCCTGGAGGTCGGGATAGGCCTTGAACGTCTGAGCCTTGTTGTTAACCCCATATGTTGGGTTGTTTAGCGAGGCGAAAGGATTCGGGCTGGGGTCATGGTAGAATGGAGTCGACGTGGAACTGTCGGAGCCGGCGCCTGGGTCGGCAAGGCCAGTGAGCATGAGTCGAGGAGAGTGCGAATCCTGCGGGGCGATATGAGGGGACGAGATGACATTGTTGGGAGGAGTAGTTGGGCCCTGGGTGCTATCAACGTATGGGTCATTATCGCTGGTTGCCAACGATTGCTGGTATGAGATCGGGGAGTCGTGTCGAAACTGCGCGCCAGGTGCAATCGACGAGACAACCGAAGGGTAGCCATAGGGAGGGTTTGGCATGGGGCACGGATGCGGTTCGAACCACAAGGTTGGTTGCTCCTGGAGGTATCGTTGCATGGTGGCAGGTTGGAGACGAGGATCAATCAGGCCTTCGAAGTGGTGATTGCTGTAATGCGTGCTAGAGCTGGAATAGGGATGGTAATGATGTTCAGATGCCAGCCCATCAGTATCCCCAGGGAAGACGCCGTAGTCCATGATGGCAATGTTTCTTAGCTTGCagctaaaaaagaatagACCAAACTGCCCAAGATGGCAAGAGTATGAgcaataaaaaagaaaagtataGAAAAATATTGGTTCAGGGCAAGGAAGCGGGAAGGATATGTACGCGTCGCACTGAGATCATGAGAAGAGTACGCGGGTATGACATATGAAGATGAGGCGTGTACTTGGTGATGAATACGATGCAGGGCACAATGTGTGTTAGCCAGGCACCAAAAGACGACTGGCAGGGTTGAAAGGCCGGGATAAAAAAGGCTCGTTGAAGAAAAGTGGAAGTGATGAGCCAGGGACTGTTTGCTGAATAGCAAGCcaagtaaaaaaaagatttcaTGGTGGGAGGGCGAGAGGAAGCTGATCTTTAAGGCGAGGTCGATCACCCCAGTCTCGAGGTCAAAGACCTCTGTGAGGGCTCTTCTGCACATCTTCCAGCGTGGGAGCACTCGAGTCCCTGAGCTGAGCCAGCAGAGCCTCATTTGTACTTTTGTACCTCCGTACCTTTGTACCTCCCTGTCTACCTCGGGATTGGGAGTGGCGGGGCAAGCCACGACCACGGCGAAGCGCTGATCTTTGCTCCCCTCCTTGTCGAGCGCAGCAATCCCAGGCCCCAGGCATCCTGGTGCTTGGCTTGCTCAAGGGTGGGCAGACTCCGTCCGTTTTGGGCTGAAATAGTAGGTTAACCGGAGTTAGTGGACATGGTTCGTGCCAAAGACCTTAACATTGGATCATTCAGTGCCCGAATCCGACGCCCCGGGTGGCTATCGCAATTCTTGCTTGAATTCTCTTCTCGGGGCGAGGCCGGGGTTCACTTGACCCCAGAGCACTTGCCTATTGTAGGTAGAACACTATCGCCTGCGAGTCCACACAGGTGATGCCTTTGGATGGATGCTTGTTCTAAGACAGTGAGTAGTGACCTCTCAGGGAGACTCAGCTCTCGCGCGGAGCCAGCACAATCTGCACATTATGGGTGGGCTTGATGGCCGTTACCTCGGGTATAGAGTTGTGTTGAACTAGACTCTGAAGAAAGGCTGTCATGTCATCATGACAGACGAGCCTTGAACGTTTGGCCTCGTGCGTATGCTGCTAGTCAAGACACACAGGGCCTTGACGCCACCGCCAGTGTGTCCCGCTCCGCCGTCCCGGCCTTTTGATTCTCAGATGCCATGCACCCTCGTCTTCAGCGGTAACAACCACGTTGCCGCAGAACGGTGGCAGGACAAAAGAAACGGTGGCTGTGTGGATACTCGAAGAGATTGAATCAGCCATGACCCGAGAGAGGAATTCGTTAAGGGATGGACAATGGCGTGCGAGCgaagagggagggagggacgTGACCCTGAGCGTAGATCCGGACGGTAGTGGCTTGAAACGGCTGTCGACAAGAACCATTTTGAGTTAGTTAGTCGTTCATCATAGAGATGCCGTCGATGGCTGGTATTCCTCGGGCTTGGGGCGCTCGTTCGCACAAAGAAACGTGGGCATCGAGGTGAGGTTTGAGACTTGTTCAAGCCATTGTTGGCGCGTAGGTGCTTGGCGTCTGTCTAGACGCCGCTATGACCTCTCTGGCGGAAACTATTGGTGGTGTTTGGCTAGGTCATCCGCGGTCCAGCTGGCTGTTGAGAGTCGGCCACTCCAAGGACGCGGCAAGCCATGGGCCTCAACGGAAGACCGTCTCGCCCTACGGCCCTGGGTGAGGTGGCCGATGACGAGGGTGACGGAATGGCAGAGATCCTAGTCTAGCGCATAGGCCACGAGCGAAGAAGCCCACAGGTGGAGCAGCTAAAGCTCAACGGTTGACGGAGAAGGGAGAGACGGAGAGATAGAGATGGAGATGCGGGAGGGTATTTGGTTGGTGAGCTGGAGCATGTGGGCGGGATGATGAGGCTAAGCCATTTCCGTTCCAATGACAGCTTCGTGCCGGAAGGGCAAGAACGGCTTGGGCTGGCTATTTCCAGGATCGGAGGGGAGGAGCGGCAGTCCGATCGAGCGTCTCGTTAGCGTATCTATCgaatcgcatcgcatcgtgGCGGATGACAGGCGGGTAGGTCGGGTCTGGGAGTGGCCGCTGGAAGTTTTCTCATCTCAAATGGATGTCAGTCTCTTCTTgtctcccccctcccctcccctcccctccccgaAGCTTGGGTTTGAGCCGGCCGTGATGGGTGAAGGGGTGAATGTGAATGAAGGGGGTGATGGCTAAGAAGCGAGAACGCGAGATTAGCGGTGCGCCAATCGCTGGAGCTGAGGAAGGACCCTTGGGCCCACTGTGGGAAGGCGGCAGCAGAAAAAGGCAGGCAAGGTGGACCTGATTGGTgtgggagaagaggaaagtGGAACTCAAAGGGCTCCGCTAACCTTTTTCAACCTCCTTGATTGGCCGAGCCCGACGCAAAACTGATACAGCCATTCCAAAAGCGGAATAGCCCCCACCCTTGGAcaacacaaccaacaacatcTCGTCGCCCAGCTTGAGTGAAGAGCAACTGTACCAGAACCCTTTTTCTCCAATTGCACCCATCCCTCCACCTGGCATCTGCTGCACAGTGTCATCCCGTCGTGCCTGAAGCTGTATCTCGAATACCTTGACATTTGCTCTTTGCTCCATTCCTGGCTTCTTGTCATCCTCAACAGCATCCAGTGACCCGTCTTGCCGTCAGGGGGCACCCATGTCAGTCTATCGAGCTCAATACCACCCCAACTTCGGTGCACGATGCTAGGCCAGCCGCCCATGCACCGCCGCCATTAATGTCGCTAGACTGCTTGCTGATCGTCAGAGACACTTTACACTGCCAAAGAGTGTCCCCAATACCACACGGCTCAAAAGGGAATTTCAAACTTCTGTCGACAAGATTCCCTCCTCGGCACAGTACCCGACATGACCTGTCTCCTCGAGACCTTGGGACTGCACAAACTGGACGCGTCTAGATGCCTCGCTTCGCTCACAGGTGGTTATCAGATGGCGTATCGTGGTGGGGGCAACACATAACGTTAAATCTGCTTTGCCAACGAACGACAGCTGCGGCCCCCGGGCTTGGCCTCCTCTGTTGGTACCTACTCCGTGGACCGTACAGGAGATGGATGCTCAACATCGTCTTGACCCCGGTCCTCCCACAACTAAAAATCCCGTCTATCCGGTTCGTCCACTGACCTGTCGGATCGGTAAGGCCCCTGGCGTCGTTCTTGGACACACCAGTCCACCTCGATTGGACAGCGGGAGGCACAGCTGAAGTGCTGCCGCATTTCTGTGTAACACCACACACAATGTTCGTCAACGCAACCCAGCTTTATCTTGGCACTCAGCCGGCTGGCAACCCGATGCACGATGGAAATACTCGCCGGTCAGAGGGGCAGAGCAAGGGGCATTAAATGCCCCATCAGGGACGAGGGGCTGAACAGGTACCCATCCCTGGCTGCAGATGGGGTCCTACCTGGTGCAAGTTCCCACTCCGGGCATCTTTTCTCGTTTCTGGACATTCACACCTTCTTCGGCAGATCGTCGAGCTGAAAAACATCCAATGGTCGACGGCGAACTGGGGTGACGGGCGATTGGTAGTGAATGTCACCTCATCCATGCCCTTGCTGTTTTCGGTAGTTCGACGCCTCCAATCTCATCCTCTTGGGCTCCTGG
This region of Fusarium falciforme chromosome 5, complete sequence genomic DNA includes:
- a CDS encoding C2H2-type domain-containing protein, which codes for MDYGVFPGDTDGLASEHHYHPYSSSSTHYSNHHFEGLIDPRLQPATMQRYLQEQPTLWFEPHPCPMPNPPYGYPSVVSSIAPGAQFRHDSPISYQQSLATSDNDPYVDSTQGPTTPPNNVISSPHIAPQDSHSPRLMLTGLADPGAGSDSSTSTPFYHDPSPNPFASLNNPTYGVNNKAQTFKAYPDLQDADTEDAQQADEGSSSDLSSPANHDDDDDEEYKPTRRAKSSRAPKSTPRRGRPRRSSSGTNASKTKISKPSSSSRTTTARRLVSSSAVNTKVCPHCSNGFTDQATLQKHINSLHKRPFTCVFHFAGCDKVFANKNEWKRHVWAQHLNLHYWLCTNDACGHASNQEGGDYSKDPTHGRIFRRKDLFTQHIRRMHAPAHVVKAEKDKNLPPDWVAQEKMMQNRAVRQRCELPLFMRCPAQNCRLEFNNATKTWDNRMEHVAIHLERAASNEEPAVLFGGANDVELTEWASSPNVNVIELTTGGWKTCQPLKATRVELCEAPSIDTILDEDAEGEECTYE